In one Niallia taxi genomic region, the following are encoded:
- a CDS encoding response regulator transcription factor, with product MKHILIVEDELAISMVLGAYLEKEGFAVSYAYNGQEALEKLDEAVPALVLLDVMMPHMDGWEVLAHIRKKSACPVIMLTALSDTDQKLKGFDTGADDYITKPFVAEEVIARVQAVLRRSPQYQAEEDVTYYGNLKINNLSHQIFLNGIEVPFTPRDLSVLLFLAGNPNQTFTRDQLLDHVWGRDYDGSDRAVDLAIKRIRKSLNGWDAEYGEIKTLRGLGYQFYIQEKK from the coding sequence ATGAAACATATATTAATTGTGGAAGATGAATTGGCAATAAGCATGGTGCTTGGCGCCTACCTTGAAAAGGAAGGCTTTGCTGTCAGCTATGCATACAATGGACAAGAGGCGTTGGAGAAGCTGGATGAAGCAGTGCCAGCATTGGTGCTGCTTGATGTCATGATGCCACATATGGACGGCTGGGAAGTGCTTGCACATATTCGTAAAAAAAGTGCTTGTCCTGTTATCATGCTCACTGCTCTTTCAGATACAGATCAGAAGCTGAAAGGATTTGACACAGGCGCAGATGATTATATAACTAAGCCATTCGTTGCAGAAGAGGTGATAGCAAGAGTTCAGGCTGTTCTGCGCAGATCGCCTCAGTACCAGGCAGAAGAAGATGTGACCTATTACGGAAATTTAAAAATAAATAATCTTTCCCATCAAATATTCCTGAATGGCATTGAGGTCCCGTTTACACCGAGAGATTTATCGGTGTTGCTGTTTTTAGCTGGAAATCCAAATCAGACCTTTACGAGAGACCAGCTGCTCGACCATGTGTGGGGCAGGGATTATGATGGCAGTGACAGAGCAGTTGATTTGGCGATTAAAAGAATCAGGAAATCTTTGAATGGATGGGATGCAGAATATGGGGAAATTAAAACATTACGCGGACTCGGCTATCAATTCTATATTCAAGAGAAAAAGTAA
- a CDS encoding ABC transporter permease, whose product MKLGQAIKISFKNITMNKLRAILTMLGIIIGVAAVIALTSLGMGASQSVSDEVSSLGSTTVSISLSGNSSDEEVVTYDELMSFEDLSEVEAVSPTVTTSSTLKNGTTSSEGVTVAGVNTSYEDVNDITVRTGRNIMDIDLDNRNKVVVLGSNVATELFGFSNAVDQTIKIDGTTFKVIGVLEEQGEELSGSVDDQVLIPFTTAQRFIGQTYVTSATVKMSSEDAVEIGMAKMEQDLYNQFGGDETSYSVRNQSSVSDALDSVSNTMTLLLAGIASISLIVGGIGIMNIMLVSVTERTREIGIRKAIGAKKKDIMLQFLIEAVVLSAFGGILGALIGLGSAEVLSSMLDMTMQITWWIVGGSVSFSILIGIIFGIFPANKASNLSPLEALRYQ is encoded by the coding sequence TTGAAATTAGGGCAAGCGATAAAAATATCTTTTAAAAATATAACAATGAATAAGCTAAGAGCAATCTTGACGATGCTCGGTATCATTATTGGAGTTGCCGCCGTAATTGCCTTGACCTCTTTAGGTATGGGTGCTTCTCAATCGGTATCAGATGAGGTTTCCAGTCTAGGAAGCACGACGGTTTCCATCTCACTGTCAGGAAACTCGAGTGATGAAGAAGTTGTCACATATGACGAACTAATGTCATTTGAAGACTTGTCAGAGGTAGAGGCTGTTTCACCGACTGTTACTACTAGCAGTACATTGAAAAATGGCACTACATCAAGTGAAGGGGTTACGGTGGCAGGTGTTAACACTTCTTATGAAGATGTTAATGACATAACAGTCCGCACAGGTCGTAACATTATGGATATTGATCTTGATAACCGTAATAAAGTAGTTGTGTTAGGCTCAAATGTTGCGACAGAATTGTTCGGATTCTCCAATGCTGTTGACCAGACGATTAAAATCGATGGCACAACATTTAAAGTAATTGGTGTGCTAGAGGAACAAGGTGAAGAGCTGTCAGGGTCTGTCGATGACCAAGTATTGATTCCTTTCACTACGGCACAGCGTTTTATCGGGCAGACATATGTTACATCTGCAACAGTAAAAATGTCTTCTGAGGATGCTGTTGAAATCGGAATGGCGAAGATGGAGCAGGATCTGTACAACCAGTTTGGCGGAGATGAAACATCTTATTCTGTCCGTAATCAGTCTTCTGTATCTGATGCGCTTGATTCTGTCAGCAACACGATGACATTGCTTCTTGCAGGTATTGCGAGCATTTCCTTGATTGTTGGGGGAATTGGTATCATGAATATCATGCTTGTTTCTGTAACGGAGAGAACAAGAGAAATCGGAATTAGAAAAGCAATTGGTGCGAAGAAAAAAGACATTATGCTCCAATTCTTGATTGAAGCAGTTGTATTAAGTGCATTTGGTGGCATCCTTGGTGCATTAATTGGACTTGGAAGTGCTGAAGTTCTGTCAAGCATGCTAGATATGACGATGCAAATCACTTGGTGGATTGTCGGAGGTTCTGTATCCTTCTCCATATTAATCGGAATTATCTTCGGAATATTCCCTGCAAACAAAGCATCAAACTTAAGCCCGCTAGAGGCATTAAGATATCAATAA
- a CDS encoding ABC transporter ATP-binding protein has product MIEENRIVEIKNLNKEYTLGGETVKALDNVSFSINKGDFIAIIGPSGSGKSTLMNMIGCLDMPDSGEYFLDGQNVFQLKSKQLADVRNHKIGFIFQSFNLLTKQSAFENVELPLIYRGLNSKERKEIALTALKKVGLLERAGHRPTELSGGQQQRVAIARALAGNPPILLADEPTGALDSKTGVEVMKLIKDLNKQGHTIILITHDLEIAKQAKRVIRIQDGRLREEKEVGVS; this is encoded by the coding sequence ATGATTGAAGAGAATAGAATTGTTGAGATAAAGAACTTAAATAAGGAATATACACTTGGCGGAGAGACTGTTAAGGCACTGGATAATGTGAGCTTCTCGATTAATAAAGGCGACTTTATCGCCATCATCGGTCCATCAGGGTCAGGAAAATCGACCTTGATGAATATGATCGGCTGTTTGGATATGCCAGACTCTGGTGAATACTTTCTTGATGGACAAAATGTCTTTCAATTAAAAAGCAAGCAGCTTGCAGATGTGAGAAATCATAAAATCGGTTTTATTTTCCAATCATTTAATTTGCTTACAAAGCAATCTGCATTTGAAAATGTAGAGCTGCCGCTAATATACAGAGGGCTTAACAGTAAGGAACGAAAAGAAATTGCCTTGACAGCTTTAAAAAAGGTAGGCTTGCTGGAGCGTGCCGGTCATAGGCCGACTGAATTGTCAGGAGGTCAGCAGCAGCGTGTAGCAATTGCTCGTGCTCTTGCTGGCAACCCGCCAATCCTGCTTGCTGATGAACCAACAGGGGCTTTGGACAGCAAAACAGGGGTTGAAGTAATGAAGCTTATTAAGGATTTAAATAAACAAGGCCATACAATTATATTAATCACCCATGATCTTGAAATTGCCAAGCAGGCAAAGCGAGTTATTCGTATTCAAGATGGAAGACTTAGGGAGGAAAAGGAGGTAGGAGTTTCTTGA
- a CDS encoding efflux RND transporter periplasmic adaptor subunit, which produces MKKSIKKWIVSGAIVVVIGGGFGSYFYFNKNETQQVSAQATTQTAAAEVGDVEIKVSGTGSISAINKETATSTGNATVDEVNVAVGDEVEEGDELVTFEDDSIDPITASFSGEITALNVEEGDTVSMGTEVLTETDYDNLEMVVNVDELDISKVKEGQDATITVSALDDKEFTGEVTSVAKEAASSEGSSVAKYEVTVKVKKPSGLLVGMTAEATITTSSKSDVVTVPVEAVQKEDDEYYVLVPSGSTTSEDGSTETATTKQTVEVGLENEDVAEITSGLEEGTTVVLPTFESSSDNSSQGMMPGGGQMPSGGQMPSGSGMPSGGFSGGGNR; this is translated from the coding sequence ATGAAGAAAAGCATAAAGAAATGGATCGTTAGCGGAGCAATAGTAGTAGTAATTGGCGGAGGATTTGGTTCTTACTTTTATTTCAATAAAAATGAAACACAGCAAGTATCAGCACAAGCAACAACACAAACTGCAGCAGCAGAGGTTGGCGATGTAGAAATTAAAGTAAGCGGAACTGGCAGCATTTCAGCTATTAATAAAGAAACGGCGACAAGTACTGGCAATGCAACAGTTGATGAAGTCAATGTAGCGGTTGGAGATGAAGTGGAAGAGGGAGATGAGCTCGTCACATTTGAAGATGATAGCATCGACCCAATAACAGCTTCCTTCTCTGGGGAAATTACTGCCCTTAATGTAGAAGAAGGCGATACAGTTTCGATGGGAACAGAAGTACTGACAGAAACGGATTACGATAATCTTGAAATGGTTGTTAATGTAGACGAACTGGATATCTCTAAAGTGAAGGAAGGACAAGATGCAACGATTACAGTAAGTGCGTTGGATGATAAAGAATTTACTGGAGAAGTGACTAGTGTTGCGAAAGAAGCTGCTTCATCAGAAGGTTCTAGTGTTGCTAAATACGAAGTAACCGTTAAAGTGAAGAAGCCTTCTGGATTATTGGTTGGTATGACAGCAGAAGCGACAATCACAACAAGCAGTAAATCAGATGTAGTAACAGTGCCTGTTGAAGCTGTTCAAAAAGAAGATGATGAGTACTATGTATTGGTTCCATCAGGATCTACAACAAGTGAAGATGGATCAACTGAAACAGCAACAACGAAGCAAACAGTAGAAGTTGGCTTGGAAAATGAAGATGTGGCTGAAATTACTAGTGGTCTAGAGGAAGGAACAACAGTTGTTCTTCCAACATTTGAATCAAGCAGCGACAACAGCAGTCAAGGTATGATGCCAGGAGGCGGCCAAATGCCATCAGGTGGTCAAATGCCAAGCGGCAGCGGAATGCCATCAGGCGGATTCAGCGGAGGAGGGAACCGTTAA
- a CDS encoding M20/M25/M40 family metallo-hydrolase codes for MKDNVADLKTSGVFEQLLEYSLVQKGLEYLLEDADATLEEQIELTKIPAPVFMEDERGRVYKSKLELLGLSDIQTDRHGNVFGTRYGTGKGPRIFVCAHLDTVFPNGTDIIVRRENGKIYAPGISDDGRGLASVLTLVRAFNESNIQTSGDIIFGATVGEEGLGDLRGVKGLFEDRQDIDGFISIEPGHPERITYLGTGSHRFHITYKGSGGHSFGDFGIPSPIHALGRAISKIGDLQTPLEPKTTFNVGTITGGTSVNTIAEEASMMLDMRSNSAEELIRLEEQVKNILRKAAEEENNRWKSDKTSIEVTIKQVGDRPAGIQSPTSEIVETTIAAAASLGLNPVLSPAFSTDSNVPISLGIPAVTLGGGGSNSGGFHTLEEYFDPTDAHLGPQNIFLTILGLVGVKDVTAPLLSSK; via the coding sequence TTGAAAGATAATGTTGCTGATCTAAAAACAAGTGGGGTATTTGAGCAATTGCTTGAGTATTCGCTCGTTCAAAAAGGGCTTGAGTACTTACTAGAGGACGCTGATGCGACACTGGAGGAGCAGATTGAGCTTACAAAAATCCCTGCGCCTGTCTTTATGGAGGATGAAAGAGGGCGGGTCTATAAGTCAAAGCTTGAGCTTTTAGGGCTGTCTGATATTCAAACAGACAGGCATGGCAACGTGTTTGGGACACGCTACGGAACTGGCAAAGGTCCGAGAATTTTTGTCTGTGCCCACTTGGATACCGTTTTTCCGAATGGTACAGATATTATTGTCAGAAGAGAAAATGGCAAAATATATGCGCCGGGAATTTCTGATGATGGCAGAGGGCTCGCATCTGTATTGACTTTAGTGAGAGCGTTCAATGAGTCAAACATCCAAACAAGTGGCGATATTATCTTTGGTGCAACAGTAGGTGAAGAAGGACTTGGAGACTTAAGAGGAGTCAAGGGCTTGTTCGAGGATAGGCAGGATATTGACGGCTTTATCTCCATTGAACCAGGTCATCCAGAGCGAATTACATATTTAGGAACAGGAAGCCATCGTTTTCACATTACATACAAAGGTTCAGGCGGACATAGCTTTGGTGACTTTGGCATTCCGAGCCCAATTCATGCACTTGGAAGGGCAATTAGCAAAATCGGAGATCTGCAGACACCCCTTGAACCAAAAACTACATTTAATGTAGGCACAATAACAGGAGGTACTTCTGTAAATACGATAGCGGAAGAGGCGAGCATGATGCTCGATATGCGCTCCAATTCTGCAGAAGAGTTAATTCGTCTTGAGGAGCAGGTCAAAAATATTCTGCGGAAGGCAGCAGAAGAGGAAAATAACCGCTGGAAAAGCGATAAAACTTCCATTGAGGTTACCATTAAACAAGTTGGCGACAGGCCGGCAGGGATACAAAGCCCTACAAGTGAAATCGTCGAGACAACCATTGCGGCAGCAGCTTCCCTTGGCTTAAACCCAGTACTTTCACCAGCCTTCAGCACAGATTCAAATGTACCTATCAGCCTCGGTATCCCTGCAGTAACATTAGGCGGGGGCGGCAGTAACAGCGGCGGTTTCCACACATTAGAGGAATATTTTGATCCGACTGACGCACATCTTGGCCCGCAAAATATCTTTTTAACAATATTAGGGCTTGTAGGAGTAAAGGATGTAACAGCACCCCTACTTTCAAGTAAATAA
- a CDS encoding SAM hydrolase/SAM-dependent halogenase family protein, producing MSMKALVLQSDFGLSDGAVSAMYGVANSVQPDLRIFDLTHDIPPFNIWEGSYRLLQTVAYWPAGSVFVSVVDPGVGSDRKSIVAKTTAGHYIITPDNGTITHMLEKIQEVRILDEGKNRLPNSGESYTFHGRDIYAYTGARLASEQISFNDIGPLTDKHALVTLPVTKASSDNRKLNGIIEIHDNRFGNIWTNIHSSLVKQSGIGYGDILKIVIYEGEEEIFRERVLFGHSFADAAIGEPIAYLNSLHYFSIAINQQSMAKKYNLGTGHSWRVIIES from the coding sequence ATAAGCATGAAAGCATTAGTTCTGCAATCTGATTTTGGGTTAAGTGACGGAGCTGTTTCGGCAATGTATGGGGTTGCCAATTCTGTACAGCCTGATTTGCGTATTTTTGATCTGACACATGATATACCTCCCTTTAATATATGGGAAGGTTCATACCGCCTTTTGCAAACCGTTGCTTATTGGCCGGCAGGGTCTGTATTTGTTTCAGTAGTGGATCCAGGTGTCGGTTCTGACAGAAAAAGCATTGTTGCCAAAACAACTGCGGGGCACTACATAATCACCCCAGACAATGGCACGATTACACATATGCTAGAAAAAATACAAGAGGTTCGTATTTTGGATGAAGGGAAGAACCGTCTTCCGAATAGCGGAGAATCTTACACTTTTCATGGCAGAGATATTTATGCATATACTGGTGCGAGACTTGCTTCAGAACAGATTAGCTTTAATGACATAGGTCCATTAACAGATAAGCATGCACTTGTGACATTGCCGGTGACAAAGGCGAGTTCAGATAACAGAAAGCTCAATGGGATTATCGAAATTCATGATAACCGGTTCGGTAATATCTGGACAAATATTCATTCTTCACTAGTGAAACAAAGCGGAATAGGTTACGGCGATATATTGAAAATTGTAATCTATGAAGGGGAAGAGGAAATTTTTAGAGAGCGGGTTTTATTTGGTCACTCGTTTGCTGATGCAGCCATTGGTGAGCCAATTGCTTATTTAAATTCTCTCCATTATTTCAGTATTGCCATCAATCAGCAGTCCATGGCAAAGAAATATAATCTTGGAACAGGACATAGCTGGCGTGTGATAATAGAAAGCTGA
- a CDS encoding QueT transporter family protein, which translates to MKTKTLAVNGVIAALYIVVTVAIAPFGFTNVQFRLSEMFNHLVVFNKKYIYGIVAGVFLANLFFSPMVAYDLIFGVGQSIISLLITIIIGRYVKDIIKCMIINTIVFTFTMFIIAFELNLAFGLPFLFTWLTTAAGEFVVLAIGVPIIYFINKRVNFASLIEESNRTYSKE; encoded by the coding sequence ATGAAAACTAAAACACTTGCAGTTAATGGTGTTATCGCAGCATTATATATTGTGGTCACTGTTGCCATTGCCCCATTCGGCTTTACGAATGTTCAATTTCGTTTATCCGAAATGTTCAACCATCTTGTAGTTTTTAACAAGAAATACATTTACGGTATTGTTGCAGGGGTATTTTTGGCTAATTTATTCTTTTCACCAATGGTTGCTTATGACCTTATATTCGGTGTAGGTCAGTCAATTATCAGCTTGCTCATTACAATCATCATTGGTCGTTATGTAAAAGACATTATTAAATGCATGATTATTAATACAATCGTGTTTACTTTTACAATGTTCATTATAGCGTTTGAGCTGAATTTAGCATTTGGTTTGCCATTCCTGTTCACATGGCTGACAACAGCGGCAGGCGAATTTGTTGTGCTAGCAATCGGCGTTCCAATCATCTATTTCATCAATAAGCGAGTTAACTTCGCTTCTCTAATAGAAGAATCAAACAGAACGTATTCGAAAGAATAA
- a CDS encoding toxic anion resistance protein: MTERDDVQLNENLQNRSEEKANSHRLFPVLSEDEITKAKALSDGLEWSSHHALIRFGHDAQKRLLSFSHTMIDHVQKKDVGEVSSIMKDLMARLDDINPDELSVKKQGFFARIFKRSQSSVQEILSKYQKTSAQIDRLSVRLTRSKNLLISDIHLLEQLYESNKQYFHDLNILIYAAETKLAQVKEHKLPEMRKLAIDMQDEMKMQEAEDMEDFADRLEKRIYDLKISRQITIQTAPQIRLIQNTNQTVVEKIQSSVMTAIPLWRNQLSIALTLLRQKHAMETDRSIRNATGNILDKNTEMLKQHAEGSETQQQLLEIAELKDTHKKLLSAIEETIAVQVDGNHTRQKAETELFTVEQELKTVLQPEK, from the coding sequence ATGACCGAAAGGGATGACGTTCAATTAAACGAAAATCTACAAAATAGGTCTGAAGAAAAGGCGAATTCTCATCGCCTTTTTCCTGTTTTGTCAGAAGATGAGATTACTAAGGCAAAAGCACTATCTGACGGGCTTGAATGGTCGAGTCATCATGCGCTCATTCGGTTCGGGCATGATGCTCAAAAACGGCTGTTATCTTTTTCACATACGATGATTGACCATGTTCAAAAAAAGGATGTTGGAGAAGTGAGCAGCATCATGAAGGATTTGATGGCACGGCTTGATGATATAAATCCAGATGAATTATCCGTAAAAAAACAAGGCTTCTTTGCTCGTATCTTTAAAAGGTCACAAAGCTCAGTCCAGGAAATTCTCTCGAAATATCAAAAAACAAGTGCACAAATTGACAGGCTAAGTGTAAGACTAACAAGAAGCAAAAACCTGTTAATATCTGACATTCATTTACTTGAGCAGTTATATGAAAGCAATAAGCAATATTTTCATGACCTAAATATTCTGATATACGCAGCAGAAACGAAACTTGCACAGGTTAAAGAGCATAAACTCCCTGAAATGAGGAAGCTTGCAATAGATATGCAGGATGAAATGAAAATGCAGGAAGCGGAAGATATGGAGGACTTTGCAGACAGGCTGGAAAAAAGGATATATGACCTGAAAATCAGCAGACAAATAACGATCCAAACAGCGCCTCAAATCAGGCTTATCCAGAATACAAACCAAACTGTCGTTGAGAAGATTCAGTCCTCTGTTATGACTGCTATACCTCTTTGGAGAAATCAACTGTCGATTGCATTAACATTATTGAGACAGAAGCATGCAATGGAAACGGACAGAAGCATTCGCAATGCTACAGGAAATATACTCGACAAAAATACAGAAATGCTAAAGCAACATGCAGAGGGAAGCGAGACACAGCAGCAATTGCTTGAAATTGCTGAGCTGAAGGATACGCATAAAAAACTGCTGTCTGCAATTGAAGAGACAATTGCTGTTCAAGTTGATGGAAATCATACAAGACAGAAGGCAGAAACTGAACTATTCACAGTTGAACAGGAATTGAAAACCGTGCTACAGCCGGAAAAATAA
- a CDS encoding 5-bromo-4-chloroindolyl phosphate hydrolysis family protein produces the protein MNSFLLFLIRTGVSLPTGVITWFICMFAFNQDFFMSVVYAVATGTAAYFITDGVASHRFLKKHALTRKEYKFIQKQLKEANGKIMRLNKAMFQIRHFPSIKKRIDFIRVTKKIYRLTKQEPKRFYKAEKFYYAHLDSAVEIAEKYALLSAQPKKNYDLQETLSETRNTLEKLSLTLEEDLHEILSDDIDDLHFEMDVVRHTIDQKKLDNKPIDESRRLK, from the coding sequence TTGAACTCATTTTTGCTATTTCTCATCCGAACGGGTGTCTCCCTGCCAACTGGAGTTATTACTTGGTTTATATGTATGTTTGCCTTTAATCAGGACTTTTTCATGTCGGTTGTGTATGCAGTGGCTACTGGAACAGCAGCATATTTCATCACAGATGGAGTGGCTTCCCACAGGTTTTTGAAGAAGCATGCCTTGACGAGGAAGGAATATAAATTCATTCAGAAGCAGCTAAAAGAAGCAAACGGCAAAATAATGCGGTTGAACAAAGCTATGTTCCAAATCCGCCATTTTCCATCAATAAAGAAAAGAATTGATTTTATAAGAGTTACGAAAAAAATCTATCGTTTGACGAAGCAAGAGCCGAAAAGATTCTATAAAGCGGAAAAGTTTTATTATGCTCATTTGGATTCAGCGGTCGAAATAGCGGAAAAATATGCTTTGCTGTCTGCACAGCCAAAGAAAAACTATGATTTGCAGGAAACGCTGTCTGAAACGAGAAATACATTAGAGAAGCTTTCCCTCACACTGGAGGAGGATCTTCATGAAATTCTTTCAGATGATATTGATGACCTGCATTTTGAAATGGATGTCGTGCGTCACACTATCGACCAGAAAAAACTAGACAATAAGCCAATTGATGAAAGCAGGAGGTTAAAATGA
- a CDS encoding L-lactate MFS transporter, which produces MKNRTENRLLIVIGTIIVQMGLGTIYTWSLFNQPLVDAFGWNLSSVAITFSITSFALAFATLFAGKLQDKWGIRRLVAASGVLLGAGLMLSSQASSLGMLYVLAGVVVGFADGTAYITTLSNLIKWFPEKKGLISGISVGAYGTGSLLFKYINGYFISSFGVTSTFLFWGIIVLIMVVGGSFLLKEAKVASSATTANGAQKDYTVKEMLKTKQAYLLFVIFFTACMSGLYLIGIVKDIGVSLAGLNAATAANAVALVAIFNTTGRIVLGALSDKVGRLKVVSGALFATAIAVATLSFIPLNFPIFFACVATIAFCFGGNITVFPTIVADFFGLKNQSKNYGVIYQGFGIGALAGSFIAAVLGGFIPTFIILTILCIISLVIAVTIKPPFQGKKEQKSNQKLPNMQPHTRTGL; this is translated from the coding sequence ATGAAAAACCGCACAGAAAACCGGCTATTAATAGTAATCGGTACAATCATTGTTCAAATGGGTCTTGGCACAATTTATACATGGAGCTTGTTCAATCAGCCGCTTGTTGATGCATTTGGCTGGAATTTAAGCTCTGTAGCAATAACCTTCTCCATCACTAGCTTCGCATTGGCATTTGCTACATTGTTTGCAGGTAAGCTTCAAGATAAATGGGGGATTCGCCGCTTAGTCGCAGCTTCAGGTGTATTGCTTGGCGCAGGATTGATGCTGAGCTCTCAAGCATCATCACTTGGAATGCTTTATGTTCTTGCCGGAGTGGTAGTCGGCTTTGCAGACGGTACAGCTTACATTACGACATTATCAAACTTAATTAAATGGTTTCCAGAGAAAAAAGGTCTTATTTCAGGTATTTCAGTAGGAGCATATGGTACAGGCAGTCTTTTATTCAAATATATTAACGGATATTTCATTAGTTCATTTGGGGTAACTTCTACCTTCTTATTCTGGGGAATCATCGTGCTGATTATGGTAGTCGGCGGTTCATTCCTTTTGAAAGAAGCGAAGGTCGCATCAAGTGCAACTACAGCAAATGGAGCCCAAAAGGATTATACAGTAAAGGAAATGCTGAAAACAAAGCAAGCATATCTATTATTCGTTATCTTCTTTACAGCATGTATGAGCGGTCTTTACTTAATTGGTATCGTTAAGGATATCGGTGTTAGCCTTGCAGGACTTAATGCTGCAACAGCAGCAAATGCAGTCGCTTTAGTCGCAATATTTAATACAACAGGCCGCATCGTTCTTGGAGCATTGTCTGATAAGGTTGGCAGATTAAAAGTTGTTTCAGGCGCATTGTTCGCAACTGCCATTGCTGTTGCAACATTAAGCTTCATTCCATTGAACTTCCCAATCTTCTTCGCCTGTGTTGCAACGATAGCCTTCTGTTTTGGCGGGAACATCACTGTTTTCCCTACAATCGTCGCAGACTTTTTCGGATTGAAGAACCAAAGTAAAAACTATGGTGTCATTTACCAAGGCTTTGGTATAGGAGCACTTGCAGGTTCATTTATCGCAGCAGTATTAGGAGGATTTATTCCAACATTTATTATTTTAACAATTCTTTGCATCATCTCCTTGGTAATTGCCGTAACAATTAAACCACCATTCCAAGGGAAAAAAGAGCAAAAGTCAAACCAAAAGCTGCCTAATATGCAGCCACACACAAGAACTGGCTTGTAA
- a CDS encoding LytR/AlgR family response regulator transcription factor, with the protein MRAIIVEDEIPAKEELEYLIETHSGIEIVETFEDGLDVFKFLQEEEVDAIFLDINIPSLDGMLLAGNISKFAKKPFIIFTTAYKEHAAQAFELEAFDYILKPYDEKRIAAMLKKLEAAFKKDRSDEGEKEPAIEQGTSRRINLRKNENIIVTDVNDIYYASASEKVTIVYTKTDEYMMPMSISEFHAKLPEDTFFKCHRSYTVNLTKIHEIVPWFNHTYILRLRDIKGEVPVSRSKVKEFRQIMQL; encoded by the coding sequence ATGAGAGCGATAATAGTAGAAGATGAAATTCCAGCAAAGGAAGAACTGGAATATTTGATCGAAACACATAGTGGAATTGAAATTGTCGAGACATTTGAGGATGGGCTGGATGTATTTAAATTTTTACAGGAGGAGGAAGTGGATGCAATCTTTCTTGATATTAATATCCCTTCCCTAGATGGTATGCTCTTGGCAGGCAATATTAGCAAATTTGCCAAGAAACCGTTTATTATTTTCACCACTGCCTATAAGGAGCATGCAGCCCAAGCATTTGAACTAGAAGCATTTGATTATATTTTAAAGCCGTATGATGAAAAGCGAATTGCAGCGATGCTGAAAAAGCTCGAAGCTGCCTTTAAGAAGGACCGTAGTGATGAAGGAGAAAAAGAGCCTGCAATAGAGCAAGGAACGAGCAGGAGAATCAACCTTCGTAAAAATGAAAATATCATTGTAACAGACGTTAATGATATTTATTACGCGTCTGCAAGTGAAAAGGTGACAATCGTTTATACGAAAACGGACGAATACATGATGCCGATGAGTATATCCGAGTTTCATGCAAAGCTACCAGAGGATACTTTCTTCAAATGTCATCGTTCATATACGGTAAATCTAACAAAAATCCATGAGATTGTTCCTTGGTTCAACCATACTTATATTTTAAGATTAAGGGATATTAAAGGAGAGGTTCCTGTAAGCAGAAGTAAAGTAAAGGAATTCCGACAAATTATGCAACTATAA